One window from the genome of Thermococcus siculi encodes:
- a CDS encoding translation initiation factor eIF-2B alpha/beta/delta subunit family protein (eIF-2BA; catalyzes the binding of GTP to IF2), which produces MLPPEVRSILEEMRAERIRGASWLAMKGAEAYLVLAETLEGEELESALREMRTEIPAVNRTMASLYNLSRFIPITDKPEIVRAKAEEFIRLAEEAKREIGNIGSELIDENEVIITHSFSSAVLEIFRTARKKGKHFRVILTESAPDYEGIALARELEKLGVPFEVITDAQIGLFAERATLALVGADNVTRDGAVVNKAGTYLLALACHDSGVPFYAAAESFKLHPELTAEEVELVERPYARQGYRVRNLLFDVTPWRYVRGVITEFGILVPPKEI; this is translated from the coding sequence ATGCTTCCCCCGGAGGTTCGCTCAATCCTTGAGGAGATGCGCGCGGAGAGAATACGGGGCGCGAGCTGGCTGGCCATGAAGGGCGCGGAGGCCTACCTGGTCCTTGCCGAGACCCTTGAAGGTGAGGAGCTGGAGAGTGCCCTAAGGGAGATGAGGACTGAAATCCCGGCCGTGAACCGCACAATGGCCTCCCTTTACAACCTCTCCCGATTCATTCCGATAACCGATAAACCCGAGATTGTCCGCGCAAAAGCCGAGGAGTTCATCCGCCTGGCGGAGGAGGCGAAGCGCGAGATAGGCAACATCGGAAGCGAGCTGATAGACGAGAACGAGGTCATCATCACCCACTCATTCTCCTCTGCCGTTCTGGAGATATTCAGGACCGCGAGAAAAAAAGGCAAGCACTTCAGGGTTATACTCACGGAGAGCGCACCGGACTACGAGGGGATAGCCCTCGCCCGCGAGCTGGAGAAGCTGGGCGTTCCCTTTGAGGTCATAACCGACGCCCAGATTGGTCTATTTGCAGAAAGGGCAACGCTGGCACTCGTCGGTGCGGACAACGTCACGCGGGATGGGGCGGTCGTGAACAAGGCCGGAACTTACCTCCTCGCCCTCGCCTGTCACGATAGCGGAGTGCCATTTTACGCTGCGGCCGAGAGCTTCAAGCTTCACCCTGAGCTGACCGCTGAAGAGGTCGAGCTAGTTGAGAGGCCCTACGCCAGGCAGGGCTACCGCGTGAGGAACCTGCTCTTTGACGTCACTCCATGGCGCTACGTCAGGGGCGTCATAACGGAGTTTGGGATTCTCGTGCCCCCAAAGGAGATTTGA
- a CDS encoding type II toxin-antitoxin system VapC family toxin, producing the protein MIVADASFIVDALVVPRRKKKDKLYEKQMKRHRQSLELLSFFLEEGFQMYMPFLGLVEVSSLLTRKLGRESNVEAAIEFLRRYISIVPESELRDELIDVARTTGSRAADVYYVSLAKLKGAVLVTADRRMAEVAEEMGVKVILLE; encoded by the coding sequence ATGATAGTGGCGGATGCTTCCTTTATTGTGGATGCTCTGGTGGTTCCAAGGCGGAAAAAGAAGGACAAACTGTATGAAAAACAGATGAAACGCCACAGACAGTCCTTGGAGTTGCTCTCTTTTTTCCTTGAAGAAGGGTTTCAGATGTACATGCCTTTTTTGGGTCTGGTGGAGGTTTCGTCACTTCTCACGAGAAAGCTGGGACGGGAGAGCAACGTGGAGGCAGCCATTGAATTCCTGCGCAGGTACATTTCAATCGTTCCAGAGAGTGAACTGAGGGACGAGCTGATAGATGTGGCGAGAACCACTGGCTCCAGGGCGGCCGACGTTTACTATGTATCCCTTGCGAAACTGAAAGGGGCTGTCCTCGTGACTGCGGATAGGAGAATGGCGGAAGTGGCCGAGGAAATGGGCGTTAAAGTTATCCTGTTGGAGTGA
- a CDS encoding molybdopterin-binding protein, with translation MFAEILTIGDELLTGNTVDSNSALIAQKLTESGYWVRRKTTVGDDVEEIKAAVREILAREPEVLVISGGLGPTHDDVTMLAVAEALNRKLVLCEECLEKIKAFYERLHREGYIDDPELNEGRRKMAYLPEGAEPLENTEGAAPGAYIERDGVKIFVLPGMPREMRAMLEKEVLPRLGKRKFIQRKLLAEITDESKLAPLLTETIKRFNVRIHSSPKGFGKYIGIIIFGESEEEIERAKAFMEGRGIRFEEGW, from the coding sequence ATGTTCGCTGAGATACTTACGATAGGCGATGAGCTGCTCACGGGGAACACCGTGGACAGCAATTCTGCCCTCATAGCACAGAAGCTAACCGAGAGTGGTTACTGGGTAAGGCGGAAGACAACAGTCGGGGACGACGTCGAGGAGATCAAGGCCGCAGTTCGGGAGATACTCGCGAGAGAGCCTGAAGTCCTCGTCATCAGTGGCGGATTGGGGCCAACACACGACGATGTCACAATGCTGGCGGTTGCGGAGGCACTAAATAGGAAGCTCGTCCTCTGTGAGGAGTGCCTTGAGAAAATTAAGGCGTTTTACGAGAGGCTCCACCGTGAGGGCTACATAGACGACCCCGAGCTGAACGAGGGACGGAGAAAGATGGCCTACCTGCCGGAGGGGGCTGAACCACTGGAGAACACCGAAGGAGCTGCTCCGGGGGCGTACATTGAGCGGGACGGCGTTAAGATCTTCGTCCTCCCGGGGATGCCAAGGGAGATGAGGGCCATGCTGGAGAAGGAGGTTCTTCCAAGACTGGGAAAGAGGAAGTTCATCCAGAGGAAGCTCCTCGCGGAGATAACCGACGAGAGCAAGCTGGCGCCCCTCCTGACAGAAACCATCAAGCGCTTCAACGTCAGGATACACTCCTCACCTAAGGGCTTCGGCAAGTACATAGGGATAATAATCTTCGGCGAGAGCGAGGAGGAGATAGAGCGGGCGAAGGCCTTCATGGAGGGCAGAGGAATTCGCTTCGAGGAGGGCTGGTAG